A window from Chitinophaga filiformis encodes these proteins:
- a CDS encoding DUF6620 family protein, whose amino-acid sequence MGQNNPLFEPIHGISLYDYSAANAKIANGVAVDIICGALGVEVPVWEDASQGWVQRMQEDADFVVISEMGTLFGQADQHPKLGHLQPAAGAGNTLQLERLATDRYFYEELCGARTAAYEAGLDGARWIQDNYGISLGDFQQVAMQWMEQQKDLSSEEITEYVDHMEAKRQEYAKRFADENGGNIADDVEF is encoded by the coding sequence ATGGGACAAAACAACCCCTTATTTGAACCTATTCACGGCATCAGTTTGTACGATTACTCCGCCGCCAATGCAAAGATTGCAAATGGCGTTGCTGTCGATATTATTTGTGGTGCGCTTGGCGTAGAAGTACCCGTTTGGGAAGATGCCAGCCAGGGATGGGTACAACGTATGCAGGAAGATGCTGACTTCGTTGTTATCTCTGAAATGGGTACTTTATTCGGACAAGCCGACCAACATCCCAAATTGGGTCATCTCCAGCCGGCAGCCGGCGCAGGAAATACGCTGCAGCTCGAGCGACTGGCTACTGATCGCTACTTCTATGAGGAATTGTGTGGTGCACGTACTGCCGCATATGAAGCTGGCCTCGATGGCGCGAGATGGATACAGGATAACTACGGCATCTCCCTTGGCGATTTCCAGCAGGTAGCTATGCAATGGATGGAACAGCAGAAAGACCTGAGCAGCGAGGAAATAACGGAATATGTGGATCATATGGAGGCGAAAAGACAAGAGTATGCGAAGAGATTTGCTGATGAAAATGGTGGCAATATAGCTGACGATGTGGAGTTTTAA
- a CDS encoding SPFH domain-containing protein, with translation MNLPFIEIIEWFEKDPNLLMWQFPQPEADIKNGAKLVVRESEKAVLLNEGKLADVFDAGTHTLTTENIPFLTKLKGWKYGFQGPFKADVYYFSVKQFVNLKWGTPAPVILPDKKFGQVRLRAFGSYSLRISDPSKFFREYAGTFPYLFVHELQNKLRDYIAPKFGEVLAQAQIQVLDIAGNLSALNEKIRPLIQPYFDAFGIDVTEFTVSSVTLPDDVAKHFDTVTNMNMVGDMDAYLKFNQAAAIGQQGTALNDAAQQGAAMAYMMSAMNAPKPESKPAEKQDDLEARLKQLKALHDNGLIDAEEYKAKKAEILAKL, from the coding sequence ATGAATTTACCATTTATTGAGATCATTGAGTGGTTCGAGAAAGACCCCAATCTGTTAATGTGGCAGTTTCCTCAGCCTGAAGCCGACATTAAGAATGGCGCCAAGCTGGTTGTTCGTGAATCCGAAAAAGCGGTATTGCTGAATGAAGGCAAACTGGCTGACGTATTCGATGCCGGAACACATACACTGACTACCGAGAATATTCCCTTCCTGACAAAGCTAAAAGGATGGAAATATGGTTTCCAGGGCCCTTTTAAAGCGGATGTTTATTATTTCTCTGTTAAACAGTTTGTGAACCTGAAATGGGGAACACCTGCGCCTGTTATCCTGCCGGATAAGAAATTCGGCCAGGTGCGCCTGAGAGCCTTTGGCAGCTACAGTCTACGCATCTCAGACCCTTCAAAGTTTTTCAGAGAATATGCAGGTACATTCCCATACCTGTTCGTTCACGAACTACAGAACAAACTCCGTGATTACATTGCACCCAAATTTGGAGAAGTATTGGCGCAGGCGCAGATACAGGTATTGGACATCGCGGGTAACCTGAGTGCCCTGAATGAGAAGATAAGACCCCTCATCCAGCCATATTTCGATGCATTTGGTATTGATGTAACGGAATTTACTGTAAGCAGCGTTACACTGCCTGATGATGTAGCGAAGCATTTTGATACCGTTACCAATATGAACATGGTAGGAGATATGGATGCATATCTTAAATTCAACCAGGCGGCCGCTATAGGTCAGCAGGGCACTGCCCTGAATGATGCTGCACAACAGGGTGCTGCCATGGCCTATATGATGAGTGCAATGAACGCCCCAAAACCTGAAAGTAAACCTGCGGAAAAACAGGATGATCTTGAAGCCAGGCTGAAACAGCTGAAAGCGCTTCATGACAACGGACTGATAGACGCAGAAGAATACAAAGCGAAGAAGGCAGAGATCTTAGCCAAATTATAA
- a CDS encoding FAD-dependent oxidoreductase has product MEKIIPSDIRYSDLAGKRFNKRFTGKPEYVCLPESTRDVVQAVQEAVNSKRRPVVRSGGHCLEGFVSDPAVQVLIDISLMTGVYYDAEKAAFAVEAGATVGEMYRRLFLGWGVVLPAGEHPGIGIGGHILGGAFGFLCREYGLAADYLYGIELVTVDASGKAFSVIATREANDPNRELWWAHTGGGGGNFGIVTRYWLRSPDVDGTDPFTALPKAPASVSIFRLAWDWKDFDESSFSRLVQNFGSWSLQHSGPDSPYTQLFSTLFLGHRNLGKIEIKGLSTAADAHSLIDGHLAAVAAPLDLHYTLQIEESPWLRFALNPFPELFQPGFDNVQAKVKDAFFRQPFTDSQITTAYKYLTAAAPIGGMLGMATYGGKVNTISPAATASAQRDCIMDVACNTGWVDPAGAAPSLDWVRNFYKDLFSGSGGVPVPNQQTDGSMINHPDTDHASPEWNQSGIPWYTLYYKENYPRLQRVKAAWDPLNIFHHALSIRAAD; this is encoded by the coding sequence ATGGAAAAGATCATACCCAGCGACATACGCTATTCCGACCTTGCCGGAAAAAGGTTTAACAAACGCTTTACAGGAAAACCTGAATATGTTTGTCTTCCGGAGTCTACCCGGGACGTAGTCCAGGCTGTCCAGGAGGCAGTAAACAGTAAACGGCGGCCAGTAGTACGCAGTGGCGGGCATTGCCTCGAGGGCTTTGTATCAGACCCGGCTGTACAGGTGCTTATCGACATATCACTGATGACCGGCGTTTATTATGATGCAGAGAAAGCGGCCTTTGCGGTGGAAGCCGGTGCGACAGTCGGCGAAATGTACCGCAGATTATTCCTGGGCTGGGGAGTGGTGCTTCCTGCCGGCGAACATCCTGGTATAGGCATAGGCGGACATATATTGGGAGGAGCCTTTGGGTTTCTTTGCCGGGAATATGGACTAGCGGCAGATTATCTGTATGGCATAGAGCTGGTCACTGTCGACGCTTCAGGTAAAGCCTTCAGTGTGATTGCCACGCGTGAAGCAAATGATCCTAACCGCGAACTATGGTGGGCACATACAGGAGGAGGCGGTGGCAATTTTGGCATTGTAACGCGTTACTGGTTGCGGTCGCCTGATGTGGATGGAACCGATCCTTTTACAGCATTACCGAAAGCGCCGGCATCTGTCAGCATCTTCAGACTGGCATGGGACTGGAAAGACTTTGATGAGTCATCGTTCTCCCGCCTCGTACAAAACTTTGGCAGCTGGAGCCTGCAGCACAGTGGTCCCGATTCTCCTTACACACAGTTATTCAGTACCCTCTTTTTAGGTCACCGCAACCTGGGAAAGATAGAAATAAAAGGTCTTTCCACAGCAGCTGATGCTCACAGCCTGATAGACGGGCATCTGGCGGCCGTGGCAGCACCGTTGGATTTACACTATACGTTGCAGATAGAAGAAAGTCCCTGGTTACGCTTTGCACTCAATCCCTTTCCGGAATTATTTCAGCCGGGCTTTGATAATGTACAGGCAAAGGTAAAGGACGCCTTTTTCCGGCAACCTTTCACTGACAGCCAGATAACCACGGCTTACAAATACCTTACTGCAGCAGCACCTATAGGTGGCATGTTAGGCATGGCCACCTATGGAGGAAAAGTCAACACAATATCTCCTGCCGCTACTGCGTCCGCACAACGCGATTGCATCATGGATGTGGCCTGCAACACTGGCTGGGTCGATCCCGCAGGCGCCGCGCCAAGCCTGGACTGGGTCCGTAATTTCTACAAGGATCTCTTTTCCGGTTCTGGCGGCGTACCTGTGCCCAATCAACAGACCGACGGCAGTATGATCAACCATCCGGATACAGACCATGCAAGCCCGGAATGGAATCAGTCAGGCATTCCATGGTATACGCTTTATTATAAAGAGAATTATCCACGTTTACAGCGGGTAAAAGCTGCATGGGATCCGCTGAATATATTTCATCATGCGCTGTCTATACGAGCTGCTGACTGA
- a CDS encoding GH39 family glycosyl hydrolase: protein MFRKYLMVCQFIAIAFFNLHLSSLKSYAQKTAAVDDAVATIRIDLNKTIGPMYPAWAWFGYDEPNYTYMKDGKKLLSEIAALSPVPVYVRAHSLLVSGDGQAALKWGSTNAYTEDANGNPVYNWKIIDSIFDTYIQRGMKPLAQIGFMPQALSTKPEPYRHYWKPGDPYSDIITGWAYPPKDYNKWAELVYQWVKHSVQRYGQKEVESWYWELWNEPNGFYWKASMEEFFKLYDYTADAVKRALPSAKIGGINVAGTGGQGAQKWLHAFVKHCFSDTNYVTKKIGAPVDAILFHAKGAPQLVNGHVRMNMGTQLRDIEAGFKLVASYPQLKNIPVIIGESDPEGCAACGMHTNPENAYRNGTMYSSYTAASLAREYALADQYKVNFKGAVSWSFEFENQPWFFGFRDLATNGVDKPVLNVFRMFGMMKGKRVYIHSDRGYDLRTALDSSFRRSYPDINGLACKDAHEATVMLWNYHDDDVKQGGKQVTVQLNGLPQQVYMHHYRIDDEHSNSYEVWKKMGSPKNPSAEQIAQLEKAGQLQLLGSPEWIKTDKGEAIVRMTLPSQGVSLLKFDW, encoded by the coding sequence ATGTTCAGAAAGTATCTAATGGTTTGTCAGTTCATTGCTATTGCGTTTTTTAACCTTCATCTGTCCAGCCTTAAAAGCTATGCACAAAAAACCGCAGCTGTTGATGATGCTGTTGCAACAATCAGGATTGATCTGAACAAGACCATTGGTCCTATGTATCCGGCCTGGGCCTGGTTTGGTTACGATGAGCCCAATTACACCTACATGAAGGATGGGAAAAAACTGCTTTCAGAAATAGCCGCTTTGTCGCCTGTGCCTGTATATGTACGTGCTCATAGCCTGCTGGTCAGCGGTGACGGCCAGGCTGCACTGAAGTGGGGATCAACAAACGCCTATACCGAAGATGCCAATGGCAATCCCGTTTATAACTGGAAGATCATTGACAGTATTTTCGATACCTATATCCAACGGGGCATGAAACCACTGGCGCAAATTGGCTTTATGCCGCAGGCATTGTCCACTAAACCGGAGCCTTATCGTCATTACTGGAAACCTGGCGACCCATATTCCGATATCATTACCGGCTGGGCGTACCCTCCGAAGGATTACAATAAATGGGCAGAATTGGTGTATCAATGGGTAAAACATTCCGTACAGCGCTATGGTCAGAAAGAAGTAGAAAGCTGGTATTGGGAACTGTGGAATGAACCTAACGGATTTTACTGGAAAGCCAGCATGGAAGAATTCTTTAAGCTTTATGACTATACTGCTGACGCCGTGAAACGTGCTTTACCCAGCGCTAAGATAGGAGGCATTAACGTCGCGGGGACCGGTGGACAAGGCGCTCAGAAATGGTTACATGCCTTTGTTAAACATTGCTTTTCAGATACCAATTATGTCACTAAAAAAATAGGTGCGCCGGTAGATGCTATATTGTTTCATGCTAAGGGAGCGCCCCAGCTGGTGAATGGCCATGTACGGATGAATATGGGAACCCAGTTAAGAGATATTGAAGCAGGCTTCAAACTGGTAGCATCTTATCCGCAACTGAAGAATATCCCTGTCATTATTGGTGAATCCGATCCTGAAGGTTGCGCAGCCTGTGGCATGCACACCAATCCGGAAAATGCCTATCGTAATGGTACTATGTATTCCAGTTACACCGCTGCCTCCCTTGCCCGCGAGTATGCCCTGGCGGATCAGTACAAGGTCAACTTCAAAGGCGCCGTATCCTGGTCCTTCGAATTTGAGAATCAACCCTGGTTCTTTGGCTTTCGGGACCTGGCTACTAACGGCGTAGATAAGCCCGTTCTGAATGTGTTCCGCATGTTTGGTATGATGAAGGGTAAGAGAGTATATATTCATTCTGATCGGGGCTATGATCTGCGTACAGCACTCGATTCAAGTTTCAGAAGATCTTATCCGGACATTAACGGACTGGCTTGTAAAGATGCACATGAAGCCACTGTCATGTTGTGGAACTATCACGACGATGACGTAAAACAAGGCGGCAAACAAGTAACTGTTCAACTGAACGGTCTGCCTCAGCAAGTGTATATGCATCATTACAGGATCGATGATGAGCATAGTAATTCATATGAGGTGTGGAAGAAAATGGGCTCACCGAAAAATCCGTCCGCAGAACAAATCGCACAGTTGGAAAAGGCAGGACAACTGCAATTGCTGGGTTCTCCGGAATGGATTAAAACAGATAAGGGCGAGGCAATTGTCAGGATGACTTTACCTTCACAGGGAGTGTCTTTGCTGAAGTTTGACTGGTAG
- a CDS encoding S8 family peptidase: protein MKEHIIIKVVREVLDQLPAPIPYWMDFINDKTIVVERFHPDVDRLFDEANYKFWVTREYKSQSRDRVWSADEMNANLHCTFRLILQRDGALPEQTIKRIQHLPFIAEVRTLLLGTTEFPGEKIAGAMTVVSADPGEMIYLPYAKEWTRGVNNVRVAVLDTGANFSHPELENKIVLRRNFVDLQGLDTSSFIGDVLNINALPEDQVGHGTHVSGILAAKGLRMNEGVCPSCSLMVVRVLAAMRSGNKVVGAGIVDNINNGIKWAVDNGADVINMSLGIKHSGGGLPHEDIVKYAISKNVTIVAASGNDGSPEKYYPGALEDVIAVGAVDNSGQMTGFSSYGADITVVAPGTNIYSSYLNNGYALSSGTSQASPFVSGAVALLKSYAYEKGKKLTNTDITYILRNTSDRLTSKVRDQKAGYGLLNLADSFKLLNDMLS, encoded by the coding sequence ATGAAAGAGCATATCATCATAAAAGTTGTCAGAGAAGTGCTGGATCAACTACCTGCACCTATTCCATACTGGATGGACTTTATCAACGATAAAACAATTGTTGTTGAACGTTTCCATCCTGATGTGGACAGGCTATTTGATGAAGCGAACTACAAGTTCTGGGTCACCAGGGAATACAAATCCCAATCCAGGGATAGAGTATGGAGTGCCGACGAAATGAATGCTAACCTGCATTGCACCTTCCGTCTTATCCTACAACGCGACGGAGCATTACCTGAACAGACTATCAAACGTATACAACATCTCCCTTTCATTGCAGAAGTACGAACCTTATTGCTCGGCACTACAGAGTTTCCCGGCGAAAAAATTGCCGGTGCTATGACCGTTGTCTCAGCAGATCCGGGTGAAATGATCTATCTCCCCTATGCAAAAGAATGGACCAGGGGAGTGAATAACGTACGTGTGGCGGTGCTGGACACAGGCGCCAATTTCAGTCACCCGGAACTGGAAAACAAGATCGTACTGCGCAGGAACTTTGTAGATCTCCAGGGACTTGATACTTCTTCTTTCATAGGAGACGTACTAAATATTAATGCGCTTCCCGAAGACCAGGTCGGGCATGGCACGCACGTATCGGGCATCCTGGCAGCAAAAGGCCTTCGCATGAATGAAGGCGTCTGCCCTTCCTGTTCACTGATGGTGGTCAGGGTACTGGCAGCCATGAGAAGCGGCAACAAAGTGGTGGGCGCCGGCATCGTGGACAACATCAACAATGGAATAAAATGGGCGGTAGATAATGGTGCAGACGTGATCAACATGAGCCTCGGCATCAAACATTCGGGCGGTGGACTTCCTCATGAAGATATTGTCAAATATGCCATCAGTAAGAACGTTACCATTGTTGCCGCCAGTGGTAACGACGGCAGTCCTGAAAAATATTACCCCGGCGCTCTGGAAGATGTCATAGCTGTCGGCGCTGTAGACAATTCCGGGCAGATGACCGGGTTCTCTTCCTATGGCGCTGACATCACGGTAGTAGCACCAGGCACTAACATCTACAGCTCTTATCTTAACAATGGTTACGCACTCTCGTCCGGTACATCCCAGGCATCGCCCTTCGTGAGTGGCGCCGTGGCCTTGCTAAAGTCTTATGCGTACGAAAAAGGCAAAAAACTTACAAATACGGACATCACTTATATACTTCGGAACACATCAGACAGGCTTACCAGCAAAGTAAGGGATCAGAAAGCCGGATACGGTCTGCTTAACCTGGCAGATTCATTCAAATTGTTAAACGATATGTTATCATAA
- a CDS encoding M15 family metallopeptidase: MKKKQTPYSCYEDLLRDYYGGHHRPKKKKQKSLTQSFDNGEVLTVKDNVPFEEYVVAASADSNGEIFEEYVVQASVVNDESHFEEYVLQSSTEEENTYVPMYTPPAAPPVSEHQELQTSVLDPFSMEKAVADEAAAAPTYSPVPAQHDDGSPDTAALLEDIKQMRGPNAPEPPAQGSGSLSSREEEIVNDLQAILSGKKVYDPAAKKTVNREDVGKQQSVEEPAAPKANDPGFKNEHAIFDRIAQNMKFANAYNLGTIQVDAQELTNRFNDFDKMMEAPPPSAPARKTAPAPAGKKSEEELNPLEFLNDLDDIHKYQRQQPVATVTPEEAAPSMQMSPPDTSGPNWPPRPTSIRPLTAAERAAQFGTFTYEADPSTFGGDGIRVTNSWAADNIVRVSIPQLNGKKIGNQVIQNGVINFHKAGEERLKALWAAWEAAGLLDRILTFEGGYAARYIRGTQNRSPRPLSNHAWGTAFDINAGTNGFGQEPALMGKKGCVRELVAIANQQGFFWGGHFKGKKDGMHFELGKTL, encoded by the coding sequence ATGAAGAAGAAACAAACTCCTTACTCCTGTTATGAAGACCTGCTCCGTGATTATTACGGCGGGCATCACCGTCCAAAAAAGAAAAAACAGAAATCGCTGACGCAGAGCTTTGACAATGGAGAGGTGCTCACTGTTAAAGATAATGTTCCGTTTGAGGAATACGTTGTGGCGGCATCTGCAGACAGTAACGGGGAGATCTTCGAAGAATATGTAGTACAGGCATCTGTTGTAAATGATGAAAGCCATTTTGAAGAGTATGTATTACAATCATCTACAGAGGAAGAGAATACATATGTTCCCATGTATACGCCACCTGCTGCACCGCCGGTAAGTGAGCACCAGGAACTGCAGACGAGCGTACTGGATCCCTTCTCGATGGAAAAAGCCGTTGCAGATGAAGCAGCTGCTGCGCCAACGTATTCGCCTGTTCCGGCGCAGCACGATGATGGAAGTCCGGATACGGCCGCTTTGCTGGAAGACATCAAACAAATGCGGGGACCTAATGCCCCTGAGCCCCCGGCACAAGGCAGCGGTTCTCTCTCTTCAAGAGAAGAGGAGATCGTTAATGATCTGCAGGCCATTCTTTCAGGCAAGAAGGTATATGACCCGGCTGCAAAAAAGACCGTTAACCGGGAAGATGTAGGCAAGCAACAATCCGTTGAAGAACCGGCGGCTCCGAAAGCCAACGATCCTGGTTTCAAAAATGAACATGCCATATTTGACCGCATTGCGCAGAATATGAAGTTTGCCAACGCTTATAACCTGGGTACCATACAGGTAGATGCACAGGAACTAACCAACCGGTTCAATGACTTCGACAAGATGATGGAAGCTCCTCCTCCATCGGCACCTGCCAGGAAAACTGCGCCGGCGCCGGCGGGTAAGAAAAGTGAGGAAGAACTGAACCCGCTGGAGTTTCTGAATGACCTGGATGATATTCACAAGTATCAGCGTCAGCAACCAGTAGCGACCGTCACACCTGAGGAAGCGGCGCCCAGTATGCAGATGAGCCCTCCGGATACCAGTGGTCCCAACTGGCCGCCACGCCCTACCAGTATTCGTCCGCTGACCGCCGCTGAACGCGCCGCACAATTTGGCACCTTCACTTATGAAGCGGATCCCTCCACCTTCGGCGGAGATGGCATCCGGGTAACGAACAGCTGGGCTGCAGACAACATTGTGCGGGTAAGCATTCCCCAACTGAATGGTAAAAAGATCGGCAACCAGGTCATTCAGAATGGTGTCATCAACTTCCATAAAGCAGGGGAAGAAAGATTGAAAGCATTGTGGGCCGCATGGGAAGCGGCTGGACTGCTGGACAGGATCCTGACCTTTGAAGGCGGATATGCTGCCAGGTATATCCGCGGCACCCAGAACAGATCTCCAAGACCGCTCAGCAATCACGCCTGGGGCACCGCTTTTGATATCAATGCCGGCACAAACGGATTTGGACAGGAACCTGCCCTGATGGGGAAAAAGGGATGTGTGAGAGAGTTGGTGGCCATCGCCAATCAACAGGGTTTCTTCTGGGGCGGACATTTCAAAGGCAAGAAGGATGGGATGCATTTTGAACTAGGTAAAACACTGTAA
- a CDS encoding glycoside hydrolase family protein, which translates to MENRFFEVSNLLGAGRRRSNGYARSASIVERFANSFDAVDYEIPGTVDVIKQPSGLVCWATVATMMISWRDHRSTSIETAIGAIGANYLAKYKANQWLLATEKVPFLNKAGFEFKYPQSLTISGWEQLLRTHGPIWVTTAEGSDAKFGIHARIMTAIKGDGTPQGTTLTIIDPGTGTTYPEKFSDFLVKFEREVRVSDDWDGRIQIVHWPAGVSAAHSFSAFNTAVSFSTISTGGVDLIKRLEGFRARKYNDQAGHCTIGYGTLIHKGNCNGAPSEQPYENGITDQRATELLMERISDFQQTINQQVLVTLNQNQFDALVSFVYNIGSANFRQSTLRRLLNQGNYGAVPGEMRKWVKIRQNGALVTSQGLVNRRNAEIEMWNGGASNAQSFPLENRAFFSNDLTVQDDFIQQYAQNAVDSMRQTRVPASVTLAQAALESGWGRHAPRFNFFGIKAGSSWGGEKQLLTTTEIHSDNDRSRHPYPEIISIEQFTDGNGNTRYRWRVKDYFRAYANAVESFNDHGNFLVNNSRYREAFNHTDDGRQFAREIARAGYATDPNYANVLISIIEHNNLLRFDAATPAASGAQSFNGFATAKGLTLQEVAGDILSNPGRVLIPANIRQQLEQIRANGTYTLNNNTFTPSLSLLQSISQMLYFSLDHNSSANPAFGILSYIRPASSHHSNGTAVDLTHIDGKRIDVRNQQQCLDAVVVAINNLAPGSYALGLPRPPYADGAGADHDFNTYNRHITVYANTQPPTLLPEYQNLNTTGNLFLPNRWNEHSPTGSVNGDLGHIANEASRNTLRTAITNAQARGANIRYLFADALDHLHIQAL; encoded by the coding sequence ATGGAAAATCGTTTCTTTGAAGTAAGCAACCTGCTTGGCGCCGGAAGACGCAGATCAAATGGTTATGCCAGATCTGCTTCTATTGTGGAAAGATTTGCCAATTCATTCGATGCGGTGGATTATGAGATTCCCGGTACAGTGGATGTCATTAAACAGCCTTCCGGGCTGGTATGCTGGGCTACAGTGGCCACAATGATGATTTCCTGGCGCGACCACCGTTCTACTTCTATTGAGACTGCAATAGGCGCAATCGGGGCTAATTATCTTGCCAAATACAAAGCCAATCAATGGCTGCTGGCTACAGAAAAAGTACCCTTCCTGAATAAAGCAGGCTTCGAATTCAAATATCCCCAGAGTTTAACCATTTCGGGCTGGGAACAGCTCCTGCGTACTCATGGTCCCATTTGGGTGACTACGGCAGAAGGTTCTGACGCCAAATTCGGCATCCATGCACGCATCATGACGGCCATTAAAGGCGATGGTACTCCGCAGGGCACTACACTGACCATCATAGATCCCGGCACGGGTACTACCTATCCGGAAAAGTTTTCTGACTTCCTCGTGAAATTTGAAAGGGAAGTGCGCGTCAGCGATGACTGGGATGGCAGGATACAGATCGTACACTGGCCGGCAGGCGTATCTGCAGCCCATTCTTTTTCTGCATTTAATACAGCGGTATCGTTCTCTACCATTTCTACCGGTGGTGTTGATCTGATCAAGAGACTGGAAGGTTTCCGGGCCAGGAAATACAATGATCAGGCAGGTCATTGCACTATTGGTTATGGAACATTGATACATAAGGGTAACTGTAATGGTGCACCTTCTGAACAACCTTATGAAAACGGGATCACAGATCAGCGGGCTACGGAACTGCTGATGGAAAGGATAAGTGATTTCCAGCAGACGATCAATCAACAGGTATTGGTGACGCTGAATCAAAACCAGTTTGACGCACTTGTAAGCTTTGTATATAATATCGGCTCCGCCAATTTCAGGCAATCCACCTTACGCAGGCTGCTCAATCAGGGAAATTATGGTGCGGTACCTGGGGAAATGCGAAAATGGGTAAAGATCAGGCAAAATGGAGCACTGGTGACGTCCCAGGGCCTGGTCAACCGTCGTAATGCGGAGATAGAAATGTGGAATGGCGGCGCCAGCAATGCACAGTCATTCCCCTTGGAGAACCGTGCATTCTTCTCCAACGACCTTACTGTACAGGACGACTTTATACAACAATATGCACAGAATGCAGTAGACAGCATGCGCCAGACGCGCGTACCTGCATCAGTAACGCTGGCACAGGCTGCACTGGAATCCGGCTGGGGCAGGCATGCTCCCCGTTTTAATTTCTTCGGTATCAAGGCCGGCTCTTCCTGGGGCGGAGAAAAACAGCTGCTGACTACGACTGAGATCCATAGTGATAACGATCGTAGTCGTCACCCCTATCCGGAGATCATATCCATTGAACAGTTTACAGATGGCAATGGCAACACGCGCTATCGCTGGAGGGTAAAAGATTACTTCAGGGCTTACGCCAATGCTGTAGAAAGCTTCAATGACCATGGTAATTTCCTGGTCAACAACAGCAGGTACCGCGAGGCCTTCAATCATACAGATGACGGGCGTCAGTTTGCCCGTGAGATAGCCCGTGCGGGTTATGCCACTGATCCTAATTATGCGAATGTGCTCATTTCTATCATAGAGCATAATAACCTCCTGCGTTTTGATGCCGCTACGCCTGCAGCATCAGGCGCACAAAGCTTCAATGGTTTCGCCACCGCCAAGGGGCTTACCTTGCAGGAGGTAGCGGGAGATATACTGTCTAATCCCGGTCGTGTACTGATTCCTGCTAATATCCGGCAACAGCTGGAGCAGATCAGGGCAAATGGCACTTATACATTAAACAATAACACCTTTACGCCGTCATTGAGCCTGCTGCAAAGCATTTCACAAATGCTTTATTTCTCCCTGGATCACAATAGCAGCGCGAATCCGGCGTTTGGCATACTCAGTTATATCAGACCGGCATCCTCCCATCATTCCAACGGCACTGCTGTTGACCTCACCCATATTGATGGCAAGCGAATTGATGTGCGTAATCAGCAGCAATGCCTGGATGCCGTGGTAGTGGCTATTAATAACCTGGCGCCAGGTAGTTATGCACTGGGATTACCAAGACCGCCTTATGCGGATGGCGCAGGTGCAGACCATGACTTCAATACTTATAACAGGCATATCACCGTATATGCGAATACGCAGCCTCCTACGCTCCTGCCGGAATATCAAAATCTGAACACCACCGGTAATTTATTCCTGCCTAACCGCTGGAATGAACACTCTCCTACCGGTAGTGTTAACGGAGACCTGGGGCATATTGCCAATGAAGCGTCCAGGAATACCCTGCGTACTGCGATTACCAATGCGCAGGCAAGAGGTGCAAATATCAGGTATCTGTTTGCCGATGCGCTGGATCATTTGCATATACAGGCGCTGTAG
- a CDS encoding NAD(P)H-dependent oxidoreductase has translation MKTLVIVTHPDIKNSAVNKRWIDELEKYPDKYVVHRLYEVYPDERIDVLAEQKLVEQYDKIVFQFPYYWFNCPPLLKKWLDEVMTHGWAYGSKSGYKMSGKKIALAISAGVDEHEYSPAERYKYTLAELTRPFELSFEYVKADYQPLFAYYGIELNSSPEWIERSVPLYLKFLNSL, from the coding sequence ATGAAAACATTGGTGATCGTAACCCACCCCGATATTAAAAACTCGGCTGTTAACAAAAGATGGATTGATGAGCTGGAGAAATACCCTGACAAATATGTCGTTCATCGGTTGTATGAAGTGTATCCGGATGAGAGAATTGATGTGCTGGCAGAACAAAAGCTGGTTGAGCAGTATGACAAGATTGTATTTCAATTTCCTTATTATTGGTTCAACTGCCCTCCGCTTTTAAAGAAATGGCTAGACGAAGTTATGACGCACGGCTGGGCTTATGGAAGTAAGAGCGGGTATAAGATGTCGGGAAAGAAAATTGCGCTGGCGATATCAGCGGGTGTCGATGAACATGAGTATAGCCCGGCAGAAAGGTATAAATATACGCTGGCAGAATTAACGCGTCCTTTCGAACTCAGTTTTGAATATGTTAAGGCAGATTATCAACCGCTTTTTGCATACTACGGAATTGAACTAAACTCATCGCCTGAATGGATTGAAAGAAGCGTGCCACTATATCTGAAATTTTTAAATTCTTTATAA